One region of Anthonomus grandis grandis chromosome 22, icAntGran1.3, whole genome shotgun sequence genomic DNA includes:
- the LOC126748287 gene encoding dual specificity protein phosphatase CDC14C-like, with protein sequence MFRISPLKRRREDLGEMENLFDNVLLNASEFVKGRLFFVSLNTAIKPKSTSTVHYFSIDSELSYDSFYFDFGPLNLAMLYHYSVKLKRKLNNPALSNKKIVHCTGPDLHKRVNAAFLIGAYAVIYLDMDPQKAFEILNQGSQKDYSEFRDASVGEPYTLSLIDCLKGIQKSYHFGFFNFNNFDYLEYEHYERVEHGDFNWIVPDKFIAFCGPQNRPKISSYGYPIHSPETYFPYFRRHKVTTIIRLNRKAYDANKFIQAGFDHKDLYFEDGGTPSDRILQNFISICENAKGAIAVHCKAGLGRTGSLIACYIMKHWKFTAEECIAWIRICRPGSIIGHQQTWLKDKQKQLWEAGEIYRKKHGITGPQKCPVGIYSLSEIKRKKSQDNVMGIMKRVDCMEINDSPGDFEEIKETQGDKLNEIKAQRSRIKSVPIIPVEREKVRKVCNTSSNQTVLRGGKIVSSSPAKISGTGSSRVLTKRTEPKEPAPKKLATRKSAGAVSEDNKLQVNGCRSPKINEGRTNNPLTNGHCKSEEKTNVKRTKRALALEKDKCTSSRSVKVLRRSHVVGLGFRCGTCDHSPPEKLCLPSVKHNKTI encoded by the exons ATGTTTAGAAT CTCACCTTTAAAAAGGAGAAGAGAAGACTTGGGAGAAATGGAGAACCTGTTCGATAATGTCCTGCTTAATGCCTCTGAATTTGTTAAAG GACGGCTTTTCTTTGTGTCTCTCAACACAGCAATCAAACCAAAATCCACTTCAACAGTCCACTACTTCTCTATAGATAGTGAATTAAGCTATgacagtttttattttgattttggcCCACTCAATTTGGCCATGCTATACCATTATTCGGTAAAACTCAAAAGGAAACTGAACAACCCAGCGTTGTCCAACAAAAAGATCGTCCATTGCACTGGACCAGACTTGCATAAGCGAGTGAATGCTGCTTTTTTGATTGGGGCATATGCAGTGATATATTTAGATATGGATCCACAGAAGGCCTTTGAAATATTAAACCAAGGGTCGCAGAAGGATTATTCTGAATTCAGAGATGCCTCAGTGGGAGAGCCTTATACGCTATCACTGATCGATTGCCTGAAAGGTATTCAGAAAAGTTACCATTTTGGGTTCTTCAATTTTAACAACTTCGATTATCTGGAATATGAACACTATGAGCGTGTTGAACATGGAGACTTCAACTGGATTGTTCCTGATaagtttattgctttttgtGGGCCTCAAAACCGGCCCAAGATCTCCAGCTATGGATACCCAATACATTCACCAGAAACTTATTTTCCATACTTTAGAAGGCATAAAGTAACCACCATTATACGCCTCAATAGGAAGGCGTATGATGCAAATAAGTTTATACAAGCGGGATTTGACCATAAAGATTTATATTTTGAAGATGGAGGGACTCCCAGTGATcgaattttacaaaattttataagcaTTTGTGAAAATGCTAAAGGTGCCATTGCTGTTCATTGCAaag ccgGGCTGGGCAGAACAGGCTCTCTAATCGCTTGTTACATTATGAAGCATTGGAAGTTTACAGCTGAAGAGTGTATTGCATGGATTCGAATATGTAGGCCAGGGTCCATTATTGGTCATCAGCAAACTTGGCTAAaaga taaacaaaAGCAACTCTGGGAAGCAGGTGAGATTTACCGTAAGAAGCACGGGATCACTGGCCCTCAAAAGTGCCCGGTGGGCATTTACAGCCTCTCCGAAATTAAACGAAAAAAGAGTCAGGATAACGTAATGGGGATAATGAAGAGAGTGGACTGCATGGAGATTAACGACTCCCCTGGGGATTTTGAGGAAATCAAAGAAACCCAAGGGGATAAACTGAATGAAATCAAGGCGCAAAGGAGTAGAATCAAATCGGTCCCGATTATCCC AGTGGAAAGAGAGAAGGTAAGGAAGGTGTGCAACACCAGTTCAAACCAGACCGTGTTGAGGGGCGGGAAGATCGTTTCAAGTTCACCCGCGAAAATATCGGGAACTGGTAGCAGTCGGGTGTTAACCAAAAG AACCGAACCGAAGGAACCGGCACCAAAAAAACTGGCGACAAGAAAAAGTGCCGGAGCAGTCAGTGAAGATAACAAATTACAAGTGAACGGTTGCCGATCACCTAAAATAAACGAGGGTCGCACTAATAATCCTCTCACAAACGGTCATTGTAAATCGGAGGAGAAAACGAACGTGAAGCGCACAAAAAGGGCGCTAGCATTGGAAAAAGATAAATGCACCAGCTCGAGGTCCGTGAAGGTGCTCCGCCGGTCGCACGTTGTCGGTTTGGGGTTTAGGTGCGGAACTTGCGATCACTCGCCACCCGAGAAACTGTGCTTGCCCTCAGTCAAACATAACAAAACTATCTGA